Proteins encoded in a region of the Equus asinus isolate D_3611 breed Donkey chromosome X, EquAss-T2T_v2, whole genome shotgun sequence genome:
- the LOC106847980 gene encoding LOW QUALITY PROTEIN: CXXC-type zinc finger protein 1-like (The sequence of the model RefSeq protein was modified relative to this genomic sequence to represent the inferred CDS: substituted 2 bases at 2 genomic stop codons) has product MPLAVKEAPETTATLQLLSEEDLPQDXNLYXDFCVGDFWQSKPDEQTPWMSNTEELPFLDPALQKKAVKVKKMENLKKKVEWKKEKKQKLMDKRKHPEQTDVKDPGLLRQCLGPGCVHPTRPGSKYCSDDCGMKLAADRIYNILPQRIQQWQKSPCIADEHGKKMLELIHREQQNTYIRLKDAESHFHELEAIILRGKQQAVCKDGESNEDERNSINLQIFCVSCGQPISRHIALRHMERCFAKYECKSSFGSFYPTCIEGATRLFCDVYDPQSKRYCKRLQVLCPEHSRDPKVPDDEVCGCPLVHNVFELTGNFCALPKILCNRHYCWEKLRRAEVDLERIRALHKLEELEEQENKVRTAMTNRAGLLALMLHQTIQHDPLTSDLRSRVDS; this is encoded by the exons ATGCCATTGGCAGTAAAGGAGGCACCTGAGACAACAGCCACACTCCAGCTGTTGTCCGAAGAGGACCTGCCTCAGGACTGAAACCTATACTAGGACTTTTGTGTAGGGGACTTTTGGCAATCCAAGCCTGATGA GCAGACA CCCTGGATGAGTAACACTGAGGAGCTCCCTTTCCTGGATCCTGCACTGCAGAAGAAGGCAGTGAAAGTGAAGAAAATGgagaatttgaagaaaaaagtGGAGTGGAAG aaggagaagaagcagaagctCATGGACAAGAGGAAACACCCAGAGCAGACAGATGTCAAGGACCCAGGCTTGCTGCGGCAGTGCCTGGGACCTGGCTGTGTGCATCCCACCCGACCAGGCTCCAAGTACTGCTCCGATGACTGTGGCATGAAGCTGGCAGCTGA CCGCATCTATAATATCCTGCCCCAACGCATCCAGCAGTGGCAGAAGAGCCCCTGCATTGCTGATGAGCATGGCAAGAAAATGCTTGAGCTCATCCACCGTGAGCAGCAGAACACCTACATCCGACTGAAGGATGCAGAGAGCCATTTCCATGAACTTGAGGCCATCATTCTGCGTGGCAAGCAGCAGGCTGTGTGCAAGGATGGGGAG AGCAACGAAGATGAGAGGAACAGCATAAACCTGCAGATCTTCTGTGTCTCCTGCGGGCAACCCATCAGTAGGCATATTGCCCTGCGCCACATGGAGCGCTGCTTTGCCAAG TATGAGTGCAAATCGTCCTTCGGGTCCTTTTACCCCACTTGCATTGAGGG GGCCACAAGGCTCTTCTGTGATGTTTATGACCCACAGAGTAAGAGGTACTGTAAGCGACTCCAGGTGCTGTGCCCTGAGCACTCGAGGGACCCTAAG GTACCAGATGATGAGGTGTGTGGTTGCCCACTAGTGCACAATGTCTTTGAGCTCACTGGCAATTTCTGTGCCCTCCCCAAAATCCTGTGCAACCGCCACTACTGCTGGGAGAAGCTGAGGCGTGCTGAGGTGGACCTAGAGCGCATTCGTGCG TTGCACAAGCTGGAAGAGCTGGAAGAGCAGGAGAACAAGGTGCGCACAGCTATGACAAATCGGGCAGGGCTGCTGGCCTTGATGCTTCATCAGACAATACAGCATGACCCGCTGACTTCTGACCTGCGCTCCAGAGTAGACAGCTGA